DNA sequence from the Leptospirillum ferrooxidans C2-3 genome:
GGATGATGGCGGCTTCAATGGCAATGTGCAGGCTTCTGGTGACATCTTCCTGACCGACATAGTCTTCGAAAGAGCGGGGACGAAGCTGATTCGATTCCCTGTTCTCTTCTGCAATGTTCTCTTCGATTTCCTCTTCAGGAAATGGTGTGGGATCAGTCAGATCCAATTCTGTAAACCTCCGAGAAAAGCTCTTCAATGGTACGAATGTCGGGGTTCTTCTTGAGAGCTGCGGCGACAAGTCTTGATGCTTCGATCGGAGTGTGTCCGAATTGTTGGACCAATGTCTCCCTGACCAGGGATGAAATATCTGTCAGCGAAGCTGTTTTGTTCTTCCCGGTGGGTTCGGCCGGAATCAGGGGTGTTGATATGGGCTGGACTTCTTCCTTCAGCTCGGAAATGATTTTTTTAGCGGTTTTGTCTCCGACTCCCTTGAGTGTTTTCAATCGGGAGACATCTCCCTGCGAGATCATGGAAAGCATCTCCTCGACAGGAAGGGAAAGAATTCGCAGTGCGGTCATGGGGCCAAGTCCCTGAACCTTTCTGAGAAGAAGAAAAAGGTCCTGTTCTTCTTTTGTGGGAAACCCAACAAGGGTTGGAGAATCCTGATGTTCGCTCCAGAAGAACTGGGTATACAGGCTTAACTCGGAAGATTCTGAATCGGTTCCCGACAGGACACTCATCGAGTAGGGCGATAGGTGGACCCGATACCCGACAGCTCCCGCGCGAAGGGTAATGGCATCTTCTTCCCAGGAGATGATTGTTCCGAACAATCTTGAAATCATGGGGGCAATAACCTGCTGAAACCGAGAAAAGCCAATCCCATGGCATCGCCTTCATGAGTGCTTGAAAGATGAAGTCTCGGGCCAAGCCATATGGCAAGGGACTCCTGGACGGCCTCTTTGGAGGCGCCACCATAACCCGTGATCCTGTGCTTGAGCTCTCTTGGAGATATGGTCGTAAAAGCGAGGTGCAGTTTGTTCGACAGAAGAGCAACGACACCGATGACCGGTCCCAGCATCAAACCGGCGTTAGGTGCATTTTTCCTGTTGAAATGATCTTCAATGATCACGGCATTGGGCCGGTGGGTCTTTGCGATTTGTTCAAGCCGGTCATAAATCTCGCCGATCCTTCCCTCGACGGGTGTTTTCGGAGATGTCCTGATCGTTCCTTGGGCCAATATGCGAACTGTCTCGAGAGATGTTCCGGATAGAACCGCATAGCCTGTTGCGGCAAGTCCGGGATCAACACCCAGTACGGTAAAGGAAGAGCCCCTTTGAACCGTGGGGAGATTCGGTCCCCCCACGGGCAGGCTTCCTGTTTTAGGGAGAGAGGGGGACATAAGAATATCGGCCATCCCGCAGGACGGACAGGACCGCATCCTGGTCCTTTTTGATTTTCTTAGCAATGCGAATATATTCGCTGACCGAGTGCACACTGTGCCTGTTCACTTCGACAATGATATCCCCTCTTCTGAGACCGGCGCTTTCGGCAACAGAACCAGAGGCCACCCCCTCGACAATAACCCCTTCAAGATGAGCGGGAAGATTCAGTTGCTGGCGCATCTCTGCGGTGATATCAGTAATGACGAGTCCCTTCAGGACATTGTTAAGTTTTGGAGAGGATGGCTTCTCAACGTGATTTCCGGCCATTGCGATATTTGCCGGAAGCTCTCCGATCATGACAGGAATATTTCTCTTGTCACCATTTCTGATGACTGTAATCCGGACATTTGTTCCAGGTGCAATGCGCGACACCCTGAACCGAAGATCGTTGGCATCCTGAATTTCATGGTCGTCAAGTGCGATGATCACGTCACCCCGCTTGAAGCCTGCATGACTTGCGGGACCATCCGGAAGAATGTCGCTGACAAGAACACCCTTTTTGCTGGAAAGATGAAATTGACGCTCGATTACCGGTGATATGTTCTGGATCGATACGCCAAGCCAACCACGAACGACTCGTCCCTTCGTTCTGAGGTCGTTGACGACTTGCCGTACCATTTCGGCCGGAATGGCAAAACCAATCCCTTCATAGCCGCCATTTGTTGTGTAGATGGCGGTATTCATCCCGATGACCTGTCCGAAGAGATTGACAAGAGGACCACCGGAGTTTCCAGGATTGATGGCAGCATCTGTCTGGATAAAATTTTCGTACTGTTCAATTCCGATATTGCTTCTTTTCAGTGCGGATACAATTCCCATGGTGATGGATTGTGTCAGACCAAAAGGTGATCCCATGGCAAGGACAATGGTCCCGACGCTGACCTTTTTCGAATCGCCCCAGGAAACGATCGGGAGGTCATGTTTCGGGTGGATCCGGATCACCGCAACATCAGTCATGGGGTCTTTTCCGATAATGGTGGCCCGGTAGCTTGACTTGTCAGAGAGGACAACGGTGACCTTAGTGGCATGTTTGACCACATGATAGTTTGTAACGATGTAGCCATCCTTGGAGATGATGAAGCCCGACCCCAGGCTTCTCTCAACATGTTTCTGCGGAGCTCCTCCGGGAGCCTGATTGCCGAAAAACTGCCTGAAAAAGGGGTCGTTCATGAATGGATTCTGCGGTTTTGCCGTTACGACGGATGTTGTCGAAATGTTGACGACTGACGGAATGACCGCTTTTGAAACCGTCACAAACACATTCTGAAGTGCGAGACCCGGAGCAACTTCCTCCTTTGATATCGGAGCGGAAGGAGTTCCATCACTAGCCCTTGCTGGCTGCGGTGTCATGGAGAGAATGAGCGATAAGGAAAGGCCTAGTGATATAAGGGAGGTCCGTGTCAGTTTCTTGGGGGTTTCTATTTGTGAAGATTGGATCATTTTCGGCGTTCTCCTTCGAATGATGGTCAGTCCGTATTTCCGGGGGGGGACTGCTTCAGATGGCCGCTTGGTGAGCGTCCAATGGCGTCAAG
Encoded proteins:
- the ruvA gene encoding Holliday junction branch migration protein RuvA, giving the protein MISRLFGTIISWEEDAITLRAGAVGYRVHLSPYSMSVLSGTDSESSELSLYTQFFWSEHQDSPTLVGFPTKEEQDLFLLLRKVQGLGPMTALRILSLPVEEMLSMISQGDVSRLKTLKGVGDKTAKKIISELKEEVQPISTPLIPAEPTGKNKTASLTDISSLVRETLVQQFGHTPIEASRLVAAALKKNPDIRTIEELFSEVYRIGSD
- a CDS encoding crossover junction endodeoxyribonuclease RuvC, with the translated sequence MGGPNLPTVQRGSSFTVLGVDPGLAATGYAVLSGTSLETVRILAQGTIRTSPKTPVEGRIGEIYDRLEQIAKTHRPNAVIIEDHFNRKNAPNAGLMLGPVIGVVALLSNKLHLAFTTISPRELKHRITGYGGASKEAVQESLAIWLGPRLHLSSTHEGDAMGLAFLGFSRLLPP
- a CDS encoding DegQ family serine endoprotease, which encodes MIQSSQIETPKKLTRTSLISLGLSLSLILSMTPQPARASDGTPSAPISKEEVAPGLALQNVFVTVSKAVIPSVVNISTTSVVTAKPQNPFMNDPFFRQFFGNQAPGGAPQKHVERSLGSGFIISKDGYIVTNYHVVKHATKVTVVLSDKSSYRATIIGKDPMTDVAVIRIHPKHDLPIVSWGDSKKVSVGTIVLAMGSPFGLTQSITMGIVSALKRSNIGIEQYENFIQTDAAINPGNSGGPLVNLFGQVIGMNTAIYTTNGGYEGIGFAIPAEMVRQVVNDLRTKGRVVRGWLGVSIQNISPVIERQFHLSSKKGVLVSDILPDGPASHAGFKRGDVIIALDDHEIQDANDLRFRVSRIAPGTNVRITVIRNGDKRNIPVMIGELPANIAMAGNHVEKPSSPKLNNVLKGLVITDITAEMRQQLNLPAHLEGVIVEGVASGSVAESAGLRRGDIIVEVNRHSVHSVSEYIRIAKKIKKDQDAVLSVLRDGRYSYVPLSP